One stretch of Candidatus Methylomirabilota bacterium DNA includes these proteins:
- a CDS encoding alkaline phytoceramidase — translation MTRGARIGVLLGVTAAGVAAACVVPPIPQDPAYHRFADTRPLASAPNGWAVLSNLPFLVVGLLGLRQVLMAPVGASASFVESRERWPYALFFAGVALTGVGSAYYHWAPENARLLWDRLPMTIGFMALLAAVVAERVSVTAGIALLPVLLLAGAGSVAYWYAGELHGAGDLRPYALVQFAPAALIPLTLWLFPARYTHGGYLMGVIAIYGAAKLFEVLDGPIFSMGHLLSGHTLKHLTAALAAWWLLRGLDARRPAAAEERT, via the coding sequence ATGACACGGGGAGCGCGGATAGGAGTGCTGCTGGGCGTCACCGCCGCGGGGGTGGCGGCCGCATGTGTCGTGCCGCCCATCCCGCAGGATCCCGCCTATCACCGATTTGCCGACACGCGCCCCCTCGCGAGTGCCCCCAACGGGTGGGCGGTGCTCTCCAACCTGCCTTTCCTGGTCGTCGGGCTCTTGGGGCTCCGGCAGGTCCTGATGGCCCCCGTCGGCGCGTCCGCCTCGTTCGTCGAATCCCGCGAGCGCTGGCCGTACGCGCTGTTCTTCGCGGGCGTCGCGCTCACCGGCGTGGGCTCGGCGTACTATCACTGGGCGCCCGAGAACGCGCGGCTCCTGTGGGACCGGCTGCCCATGACGATCGGCTTCATGGCTCTCCTGGCCGCGGTTGTGGCCGAGCGCGTGAGCGTGACCGCCGGGATCGCGCTGCTGCCGGTGCTTCTCCTGGCTGGAGCGGGCAGCGTCGCGTACTGGTACGCGGGCGAGCTCCACGGCGCGGGCGACCTGCGGCCCTATGCCCTCGTGCAATTCGCGCCGGCGGCGCTGATACCCCTGACGCTGTGGCTCTTCCCTGCGCGCTACACGCACGGCGGCTACCTCATGGGTGTCATCGCCATCTACGGCGCCGCCAAGCTCTTCGAGGTTCTGGACGGCCCGATCTTTTCGATGGGACACTTGCTGAGCGGCCATACACTCAAGCACCTGACGGCGGCTCTCGCGGCCTGGTGGCTGCTGCGGGGTCTCGACGCCAGGCGCCCGGCGGCCGCGGAGGAGCGGACGTGA
- a CDS encoding dienelactone hydrolase family protein produces MDIRTEMESLPTADGLMPAYVCRPAGPGPHPAVIVVMEAYGLNAHIKDVAERIAREGYVAIAPDLFYRFGSPIVPYEDVPRAIGYIQKFDDAVLMAELGVVIQHLKGRPDVRGDRIGITGFCVGGRIAFLTACRHPAAIKVAVPFYGGGIAADTPAAPINLADRIQCPVLCFFGEADRMIPMDQVRRVDETLKRLKKTAEVKVYKGAGHGFFCNDRASYDPVAAQNAWETMRSWLSKYLT; encoded by the coding sequence ATGGACATTCGCACCGAGATGGAGTCGCTGCCCACGGCCGACGGCCTGATGCCGGCCTACGTCTGCAGGCCCGCAGGTCCCGGGCCCCATCCCGCCGTCATCGTCGTCATGGAGGCGTACGGCCTCAACGCCCATATCAAGGACGTAGCCGAGCGCATCGCGCGGGAGGGGTACGTCGCCATCGCGCCCGATCTCTTCTACCGCTTCGGCAGCCCGATCGTGCCATACGAGGACGTGCCGCGCGCGATCGGCTACATCCAGAAGTTCGACGACGCCGTCCTGATGGCGGAGCTGGGCGTGGTCATCCAGCACCTGAAGGGCCGGCCCGACGTGCGGGGCGATCGCATCGGCATCACAGGTTTCTGCGTCGGCGGCCGCATCGCCTTCCTCACCGCGTGCCGGCACCCCGCGGCCATCAAGGTCGCCGTGCCGTTTTACGGCGGCGGCATCGCGGCCGACACGCCGGCCGCGCCGATCAACCTGGCAGACCGCATCCAGTGCCCGGTGCTGTGCTTCTTTGGCGAAGCGGACCGCATGATCCCGATGGACCAGGTCAGGCGCGTGGACGAGACGCTCAAGCGGCTCAAGAAGACGGCCGAGGTGAAGGTCTACAAGGGAGCCGGGCACGGCTTCTTCTGCAACGACCGGGCCTCCTACGACCCGGTTGCCGCCCAGAACGCCTGGGAGACTATGCGCTCTTGGCTCAGCAAGTATCTGACTTAG
- a CDS encoding Rne/Rng family ribonuclease — MGKRIVVNAGVTETRLAVQDGTQLVELYVERAGRRSIVGNIYKGVVTNVLPGMQAAFVDIGLQKDAFLYAGDYTADRGEDPGAIPADADEDAADLDDGEGDREGEPEHRRDAVAPIEEVLRKGQEVLVQVSKESLGTKGARITSFVSIPGRYIVYMPQSGHVGVSRRIQDDAERDRLRGIVKGLPPPPGGFIVRTVAEGKPAEELTADIQFLTRLWGQVQSRFESAPAPSLLHAEMDLTFRVVRDLFSPDIEEFLVDTPAAYEKCLHFAESLVPQLASRVKLYEAPQPVFESTGIEKEIDKALRRRVWLKSGGYIVIDHTEALVAIDVNSGKYVGKRDFEETVLKINLEAATEVIRQIRLRDLGGIIIIDFIDMERAEHRDQVFKALMNALADDKARTNVLEISELGVVEMTRKRVRQGLLSLLTSACPTCKGAGTVKSDLTLAAEIFRKVQAGAREGGGREVVIRAHPEIAHHIEAEEREGLERLQGLVARKVVVQGMSSYHREQYDLLFR, encoded by the coding sequence GTGGGAAAGCGTATCGTCGTCAATGCCGGCGTGACGGAAACCCGTCTCGCCGTGCAGGATGGAACGCAGCTCGTCGAGCTGTACGTGGAGCGCGCCGGCCGCCGCTCCATCGTCGGCAACATCTACAAGGGCGTGGTCACCAACGTCCTGCCCGGCATGCAGGCCGCGTTCGTGGACATCGGCCTCCAGAAGGACGCTTTCCTCTACGCCGGCGACTACACGGCCGACCGCGGCGAGGATCCCGGCGCCATTCCAGCCGACGCCGATGAGGACGCGGCCGATCTCGACGACGGCGAGGGCGACCGCGAGGGCGAGCCCGAGCACCGGCGTGACGCCGTGGCGCCCATCGAGGAGGTCCTGCGCAAGGGCCAGGAGGTGCTCGTCCAGGTCTCCAAGGAATCGCTCGGCACGAAGGGCGCCCGGATCACTTCTTTCGTTTCCATCCCGGGGCGCTACATCGTCTATATGCCGCAGAGCGGCCACGTCGGCGTCTCGCGCCGCATCCAGGACGACGCGGAGCGCGACCGCCTGCGGGGGATCGTCAAGGGCCTACCCCCGCCGCCCGGCGGGTTCATCGTCCGCACGGTCGCCGAAGGCAAGCCGGCCGAGGAGCTGACCGCCGACATCCAGTTCCTGACGCGGTTGTGGGGCCAGGTGCAGAGCCGCTTCGAGTCGGCGCCCGCGCCGTCGCTCCTGCACGCGGAGATGGACCTGACCTTCCGCGTTGTTCGCGACCTCTTTTCGCCGGACATCGAGGAGTTCCTCGTCGACACCCCCGCGGCCTACGAGAAGTGCCTCCACTTCGCCGAGTCGCTGGTGCCGCAGCTCGCCTCCCGCGTCAAGCTGTACGAGGCGCCGCAGCCGGTGTTCGAGTCGACCGGCATCGAGAAGGAGATCGACAAAGCGCTCCGGCGCCGTGTGTGGCTCAAGTCCGGCGGCTACATCGTCATCGACCACACCGAGGCGCTCGTCGCGATCGACGTCAACTCGGGCAAGTACGTCGGCAAGCGCGACTTCGAGGAGACGGTGCTGAAGATCAACCTCGAGGCCGCCACCGAGGTCATCCGGCAGATTCGCCTGCGCGACCTGGGCGGTATCATCATCATCGACTTCATCGACATGGAGCGCGCGGAGCACCGCGACCAGGTCTTCAAGGCCCTGATGAATGCGCTCGCCGACGACAAGGCCCGCACCAACGTCCTCGAGATCTCCGAGCTCGGGGTGGTCGAGATGACGCGCAAGCGCGTGCGCCAGGGGCTCCTATCCCTGCTGACATCGGCGTGCCCGACGTGCAAGGGCGCAGGCACCGTCAAGTCCGACCTGACGCTCGCCGCCGAGATCTTCCGGAAGGTCCAGGCGGGCGCTCGGGAGGGAGGCGGCCGCGAGGTGGTCATCCGCGCGCACCCGGAGATCGCGCACCACATCGAGGCCGAAGAGCGCGAAGGTCTCGAGCGCCTCCAGGGCCTGGTCGCGCGCAAAGTCGTCGTCCAGGGCATGTCCTCGTACCATCGCGAGCAGTACGACCTCTTGTTCCGCTAG
- a CDS encoding cobalamin-independent methionine synthase II family protein codes for MTDPMPLIPTTVCGSHGLPSWLHLVREAAAADRLGPMDLQEAYDDAVRLAIRDQVEAGVDVISDGEMRRVTFIRSFYDRLAGIRPLPIPRRLGAPNYDSHCPYEVVDRITAPEGLGIVDEFRFARPHADRPMRVAVPGPITLLIPLRRGGPYASEDSLIADLIALVNAEMKALVAAGCDFIQVDEPNYVMTAGKHRILKGEAGPMVAALNATLEGITVKTALHVCFGNAHNNSFVSPRQYRPLYPRLLDARVSQFVFEYANREMSEIELWSEFPTDKEVAVGVIDVKAFRVETPEEVADRVRLALKHIPAARLWLVPDCGLWETPRWVGVSKLRSMVVAARMIRRELGVA; via the coding sequence ATGACCGACCCCATGCCGCTGATCCCGACAACCGTGTGCGGCAGCCACGGGCTGCCGTCCTGGCTCCACCTCGTGCGGGAGGCGGCCGCCGCGGACCGCCTGGGACCGATGGACCTCCAGGAGGCGTACGACGACGCCGTCCGCCTCGCCATCCGGGACCAGGTCGAGGCGGGCGTGGACGTGATCTCCGACGGCGAGATGCGCCGCGTGACCTTCATCCGCAGCTTCTACGACCGGCTGGCCGGTATCCGCCCGCTGCCGATCCCACGGCGCCTGGGCGCTCCCAACTACGACAGCCATTGCCCGTACGAGGTCGTGGACAGGATCACCGCGCCCGAGGGGCTCGGCATCGTCGATGAGTTCCGCTTCGCGCGCCCGCATGCGGACCGGCCGATGCGTGTGGCCGTGCCCGGGCCGATCACGCTGCTCATCCCGCTCCGTCGCGGCGGGCCGTACGCCTCCGAGGACAGCCTGATCGCCGACCTCATCGCGCTCGTCAACGCCGAGATGAAGGCCCTCGTGGCCGCGGGCTGTGACTTCATCCAGGTGGACGAGCCGAACTACGTCATGACCGCTGGCAAGCATCGCATCCTGAAAGGCGAGGCCGGGCCCATGGTGGCGGCGCTCAACGCGACGCTGGAGGGGATCACCGTCAAGACAGCCCTGCACGTGTGCTTTGGGAACGCGCACAATAACTCGTTCGTGTCACCACGGCAGTACCGGCCGCTGTATCCCCGGCTGCTCGACGCGCGGGTCAGCCAGTTCGTCTTCGAGTACGCGAACAGGGAGATGAGCGAGATCGAGCTTTGGAGCGAGTTCCCCACCGACAAGGAAGTCGCCGTGGGCGTGATTGACGTGAAGGCCTTCCGGGTGGAGACGCCGGAGGAGGTCGCCGACCGCGTGCGCTTGGCGCTCAAGCACATCCCCGCAGCACGTCTCTGGCTCGTGCCCGACTGCGGGCTGTGGGAGACGCCGCGCTGGGTCGGGGTCTCCAAGCTCCGCTCGATGGTGGTGGCGGCGCGCATGATCCGCCGCGAGCTGGGCGTCGCGTGA
- a CDS encoding heavy metal translocating P-type ATPase: protein MTMPTETPARTTGEEARLDFPVKGMHCAACVGKVEQALLGVPGVKTAAVNLATERATVRLGAGGPSLDALRRAVAAAGYTVPADIAATPEAADREQAERARENRRLRLKFAVGAALSVPVLLGSMHEVFSWAPHWLRDPFLLWAFTTPVQFWVGWQFHAGFLTELRHRSASMNTLVSIGTNAAYFFSVAVTLWPSVFAATGAMPYYEASALLMTFLVLGRWLEARARGGTSEAIRRLIALRPKTARLVRAGREEDVPIGLVLVGDLLRVRPGERVAVDGQVVEGASAVDESMLTGESLPVEKGPGTAVVGGSVNRTGAFTFRATRVGSETVLAQIIRLVEEAQGSKAPIQRLADRVASVFVPVVLVIAALTFCVWWAWGPEPSFFYALANAVGVLVIACPCAMGLATPTAIMVGTGKGAELGVLVKSAGALELLHRVGIVVFDKTGTLTVGKPVVTDVVPAPGFAADGLLALAAAAEQGSEHPLGEAIVTEAKARGLALPPVSEFQAVPGQGVDALAPDGRILLGNARMMQARGLDVAGLVPVARRLAAEGKSVVYVAFAGETHGLVAVADVLKPDARAAVAALQALGIEVAMLTGDTRLTGEAIARQAGIDRVLAEVLPEQKAAEIKRLQGEGRLVAMVGDGINDAPALAQADVGIAMGSGTDVAIEAADVTLMRGNLHRVVTAVELSRRTIRIIKENLGWAFGYNIVLVPVAAGALYPLWGILLSPILAGLAMALSSVSVVANSLRLKRFHTTLPEEGERAMAKDPVCSMEVDPKKAAAQSNYKGQMIYFCAAGCKQKFDANPEKYLST, encoded by the coding sequence ATGACGATGCCCACCGAGACGCCCGCGAGGACGACGGGAGAGGAAGCCCGGCTCGACTTTCCCGTGAAGGGGATGCACTGCGCGGCCTGCGTTGGCAAGGTCGAGCAGGCGCTGCTGGGCGTGCCGGGTGTGAAGACGGCAGCGGTGAACCTGGCCACCGAGCGCGCCACTGTCCGCCTGGGCGCCGGCGGGCCCTCGCTCGACGCGTTGCGCCGGGCTGTGGCCGCGGCGGGCTACACCGTGCCCGCCGACATCGCGGCCACGCCCGAGGCCGCCGACCGCGAACAGGCCGAACGCGCGCGGGAGAACCGGCGCCTGCGACTCAAGTTCGCGGTGGGCGCCGCCCTGTCGGTCCCGGTGCTGCTCGGGAGCATGCACGAGGTCTTCTCCTGGGCGCCTCACTGGCTGCGCGACCCGTTTCTGCTCTGGGCCTTTACGACGCCGGTCCAGTTCTGGGTGGGCTGGCAGTTCCACGCGGGGTTCCTCACGGAGCTGCGCCACCGCTCCGCCAGCATGAACACGCTGGTGTCCATCGGCACCAACGCCGCGTACTTCTTCAGCGTGGCGGTCACGCTTTGGCCCAGCGTGTTCGCGGCCACGGGCGCCATGCCGTACTACGAGGCCTCGGCGCTGCTCATGACCTTTCTCGTCCTCGGGCGCTGGCTCGAGGCGCGCGCGCGGGGCGGCACCTCCGAGGCCATCCGGCGCTTGATCGCGCTTCGACCCAAGACGGCCCGCCTTGTGCGGGCCGGCAGGGAAGAGGACGTGCCCATCGGCCTCGTGTTGGTCGGGGACCTGCTCCGAGTGAGGCCCGGCGAGCGCGTCGCGGTGGACGGCCAGGTGGTCGAGGGCGCATCGGCCGTGGACGAGTCCATGCTCACCGGTGAGAGCCTTCCTGTCGAGAAGGGGCCGGGGACCGCGGTCGTCGGGGGCTCGGTGAACCGGACCGGCGCGTTCACCTTCCGGGCCACACGCGTTGGAAGCGAGACGGTGCTCGCCCAGATCATACGGTTGGTCGAGGAGGCGCAGGGATCCAAGGCGCCGATCCAGCGGCTGGCCGACCGCGTCGCCAGCGTCTTCGTGCCGGTGGTCCTCGTCATCGCCGCGCTTACCTTCTGCGTGTGGTGGGCGTGGGGTCCGGAGCCCTCCTTCTTCTACGCGCTGGCCAACGCCGTCGGCGTCTTGGTCATCGCCTGCCCCTGCGCCATGGGGCTGGCCACGCCCACGGCCATCATGGTCGGCACGGGCAAGGGCGCCGAGCTGGGCGTGCTCGTCAAGAGCGCGGGGGCGCTCGAGCTGCTCCACCGGGTGGGCATTGTCGTCTTCGACAAGACGGGAACGCTCACTGTCGGGAAGCCGGTGGTTACCGACGTCGTCCCGGCGCCCGGCTTCGCCGCCGACGGCCTCTTGGCGCTGGCGGCGGCCGCCGAGCAGGGGTCGGAGCACCCGCTGGGCGAGGCCATCGTCACCGAGGCCAAGGCGCGCGGGCTCGCGCTGCCGCCGGTGAGTGAGTTTCAGGCCGTCCCAGGCCAGGGCGTGGACGCGCTGGCTCCCGACGGGAGGATCCTGCTGGGCAACGCGCGCATGATGCAGGCGCGCGGCCTCGACGTCGCGGGGCTCGTGCCCGTGGCCCGGCGGCTCGCCGCCGAGGGCAAGAGTGTCGTGTACGTCGCCTTCGCCGGAGAGACCCACGGCCTCGTCGCCGTGGCCGATGTCCTCAAGCCGGACGCGCGCGCGGCGGTGGCGGCTCTCCAGGCGCTGGGCATCGAGGTCGCCATGCTCACGGGCGACACGCGGCTGACGGGGGAGGCGATCGCCCGCCAGGCCGGCATCGACCGCGTGCTGGCCGAGGTGCTGCCGGAGCAGAAGGCGGCCGAGATCAAGCGGCTGCAAGGGGAAGGCCGGTTGGTCGCGATGGTCGGTGACGGAATCAACGACGCGCCGGCCCTGGCCCAGGCCGACGTCGGTATCGCGATGGGCTCCGGCACGGACGTGGCCATCGAGGCTGCCGACGTCACGCTGATGAGGGGAAATCTCCATAGGGTCGTGACGGCGGTGGAGCTGTCGCGCCGGACCATCCGGATCATCAAGGAGAACCTGGGCTGGGCCTTCGGGTACAACATCGTGCTGGTGCCGGTGGCCGCCGGGGCGCTCTACCCGCTCTGGGGCATTCTGCTCTCGCCGATCCTGGCGGGCTTGGCGATGGCGCTGTCGTCGGTCTCGGTCGTCGCCAACAGCCTGAGGCTCAAGCGCTTCCACACCACACTGCCCGAGGAGGGAGAACGCGCCATGGCGAAGGATCCGGTGTGCAGTATGGAAGTCGACCCGAAAAAGGCCGCCGCCCAATCGAACTACAAGGGGCAGATGATCTATTTCTGCGCCGCGGGGTGCAAGCAGAAGTTCGACGCCAATCCGGAGAAGTACCTCTCCACGTGA
- a CDS encoding DUF2889 domain-containing protein, giving the protein MITSPYLDGRDGYERSMEGWVDNTHDDAFTHTVRLTDDDAAVELVAVCTPSPRYEVREAVARVLDGAADPAAAERFGQLAGARMVAGFSRRLAELAGSGPGSRLLVDAGIEIARLARQATKLPREATAGLAAGGARACWDLDTTGWIDLPGSCFTYSSAGRALLETRVVSTPMVADLYSPSPGARRIFVRKKVMRLVRTGSRLHLFHSMHDNVHGFDLHVEINLEDGTVAAADSITSRLPYQGICTEPQGKIGSLVGQPADGELRKRIQTQLGGESGCAQLYDLTADLLKLLSF; this is encoded by the coding sequence GTGATCACCTCTCCGTACCTCGACGGCCGCGACGGCTACGAGCGGAGCATGGAAGGCTGGGTGGACAACACGCACGACGACGCCTTCACTCATACCGTGCGTCTCACCGACGACGACGCGGCCGTGGAGCTCGTGGCGGTGTGCACGCCATCGCCGCGCTATGAGGTGCGCGAGGCCGTGGCGCGGGTTCTCGACGGCGCGGCGGATCCCGCGGCCGCCGAGCGGTTCGGGCAGCTCGCCGGCGCGCGGATGGTGGCGGGCTTCAGCCGGCGCCTGGCGGAGCTGGCGGGGTCGGGGCCGGGCTCGCGGCTCCTCGTAGACGCCGGTATCGAGATCGCGCGCCTCGCGCGTCAGGCGACCAAGCTCCCGCGCGAGGCGACGGCCGGGCTGGCCGCCGGCGGCGCGCGCGCCTGCTGGGACCTCGATACTACTGGATGGATCGATCTCCCCGGCTCCTGCTTCACCTACAGCTCCGCGGGCCGCGCGCTGCTCGAGACGCGGGTCGTCTCGACGCCGATGGTCGCGGATCTCTACAGCCCGTCGCCCGGTGCGCGACGGATCTTCGTGCGGAAGAAAGTCATGCGGCTCGTGCGCACGGGATCGCGGCTCCACCTCTTCCACTCGATGCACGACAACGTCCACGGCTTCGACCTCCATGTCGAGATAAATTTGGAAGACGGAACCGTGGCCGCGGCAGACTCCATCACCTCGCGGCTGCCGTACCAGGGCATCTGCACGGAGCCCCAGGGCAAGATCGGGTCCCTCGTGGGCCAGCCGGCAGACGGGGAGCTGCGCAAGCGCATCCAGACACAGTTGGGCGGCGAGAGTGGTTGCGCCCAGCTGTACGACCTGACGGCGGACCTTCTCAAGCTCTTGAGCTTCTAG
- the rodA gene encoding rod shape-determining protein RodA — protein sequence MLRVDRRLLKNVDWPLLGAAFAIILLGLMCLSSLGLGRGGSGLAWRQLMWVGLGVMALLAVVTFDYRSLVRAAPALYLLGLALLVTVFVLGRTVSGARRWIHLGPLTFQPAELFKVIFILTLAWALTWRRAPQQTSRGTLGWIIALIAVPFALVVRQPDLGTALVLLPVLGAVLLGVGVRLRILGALAAAGVALMPLAWLALKPYQRDRLFVYLDPFRDPLGTAYNVIQAKIAIGSGQLLGKGISGATQSRLAFLPERHTDFIFAVFAETWGFVGCLVLILAYGVLIVRGFEIAVGTREARGRIIALGVTALFAAQTLINLGMVTGLLPVVGIPLPLMSYGGSSMVASFMALGLLLSVRMRQFQ from the coding sequence ATGCTGCGGGTAGACCGCCGGCTCCTGAAGAACGTGGACTGGCCGCTGTTAGGCGCCGCGTTCGCGATCATCCTGCTGGGCCTCATGTGCCTGTCGAGCCTCGGGCTCGGGCGCGGCGGCTCAGGGCTCGCCTGGCGCCAGCTGATGTGGGTGGGCCTGGGCGTGATGGCGCTCCTTGCGGTCGTGACGTTCGACTACCGGAGCCTCGTCAGGGCCGCGCCGGCTCTGTACCTCCTCGGCTTGGCTTTGCTCGTGACGGTGTTCGTGCTCGGGCGCACGGTCTCGGGAGCGCGGCGCTGGATCCACCTCGGGCCGCTCACGTTCCAGCCCGCCGAGCTCTTCAAGGTAATCTTCATCCTGACGCTCGCCTGGGCGCTGACGTGGCGCCGCGCGCCCCAGCAGACTTCTCGGGGAACTCTCGGGTGGATCATTGCCCTCATCGCGGTTCCCTTCGCGCTCGTCGTCCGCCAGCCGGACCTCGGGACGGCGCTCGTCCTGCTGCCGGTGCTGGGAGCCGTGCTGCTCGGCGTCGGCGTGCGCCTGCGGATTCTGGGCGCGCTGGCGGCGGCGGGCGTCGCCCTCATGCCGCTGGCCTGGCTCGCGCTGAAGCCGTACCAGCGGGACCGGCTCTTCGTGTACCTCGATCCGTTCCGGGATCCGCTCGGGACGGCGTACAATGTGATTCAGGCGAAAATCGCCATTGGTTCCGGTCAACTCCTGGGCAAGGGCATCAGCGGTGCGACGCAGAGCCGGCTGGCCTTTCTTCCGGAGCGCCACACGGATTTCATTTTTGCCGTATTCGCCGAGACGTGGGGGTTCGTCGGCTGTCTGGTGCTGATCCTGGCGTATGGGGTCCTGATCGTGCGGGGCTTCGAGATCGCCGTCGGCACGCGGGAGGCCCGGGGGCGCATCATCGCCCTGGGCGTCACGGCCCTGTTCGCCGCCCAAACGCTCATCAACCTGGGCATGGTAACGGGGCTGTTGCCCGTCGTGGGCATCCCGCTCCCGCTCATGAGCTACGGCGGGTCGTCCATGGTCGCGTCGTTCATGGCGCTGGGGCTCCTCCTCTCGGTTCGAATGCGGCAGTTCCAGTAA
- the mrdA gene encoding penicillin-binding protein 2 gives MDLAGESTARREAWRRRVLSLAAVVAVAFVGLLGQLWYLQVLEGGKLQELSEKNRIRIRPVAAPRGILFDRNGLALVDNRPAFTLSLIPREMDDRDTVLARLSVLLKIPMRELEEALERVPPDSFRPVRVRRGLTLEEVTKVEERKLELPGVVVEVEPQRVYPTSTFAAHLLGYVREVSGEQMKQGRYRRGDMIGQSGLERMLDEYLRGRDGGERIEVDALGRPVQVMRREEPDPGAQVITTVDRRIQEAAERAMTGRSGAVVVMDPRNGDVLAMTSSPAFALDRLTGNLEKEDWLKVVRDPLTPLMNRALQSQYAPGSVFKVIVAAAGLQEGSLTPMDRTYCNGEFHLGQWTFKDWKEGGHGHVDTRSALVHSCNIFFYQSGLKVGPAAIARYAQAFGLGAPTGVDLGGEKPGLVPFLDGRRRGDGRGWQAGDTVNMSIGQGQLLVTPMQVARMMSAVANGGVLWRPRLVQRVERVDGTLAYSSSSKMTGRVDLSPVVWAFLRQALSGVVNEGGTGAAARIPGVEVAGKTGTAQSVAKSDSAKGQDHAWFASFAPAHDAEVVVVVLVERGGKGGQVAAPIARQIYQAIFLEKVAMVSLGGDG, from the coding sequence GTGGATCTAGCCGGCGAGTCCACGGCGCGTCGGGAGGCGTGGCGGCGTCGCGTCCTCTCGCTGGCCGCAGTGGTCGCCGTCGCCTTCGTCGGGCTGCTGGGCCAGCTCTGGTACCTCCAGGTGCTCGAGGGCGGCAAGCTCCAGGAGCTGTCCGAGAAGAACCGCATCCGGATCCGTCCCGTCGCGGCCCCGCGCGGCATCCTTTTTGACCGGAACGGTCTGGCCCTCGTCGACAACCGTCCTGCATTCACCCTCTCGCTCATCCCGCGGGAAATGGACGACCGCGATACGGTCCTGGCGAGGTTATCGGTGCTGCTCAAGATTCCCATGCGCGAGCTCGAGGAGGCGCTCGAGCGCGTCCCGCCCGACTCCTTCCGCCCCGTGCGCGTGCGGCGCGGGCTCACCCTCGAGGAAGTCACCAAGGTCGAGGAGCGCAAGCTCGAGCTGCCCGGTGTCGTTGTCGAGGTCGAGCCCCAGCGCGTCTACCCAACGAGCACGTTCGCCGCGCACCTCCTCGGCTACGTCCGGGAGGTGAGCGGCGAGCAGATGAAGCAGGGGCGCTACCGCCGCGGCGACATGATCGGACAGAGCGGGCTCGAGCGGATGCTTGACGAGTACCTCCGCGGCCGCGACGGCGGCGAACGCATCGAGGTGGATGCCCTCGGCCGCCCCGTCCAAGTCATGCGCCGTGAAGAACCCGACCCGGGCGCCCAGGTCATCACCACGGTGGACCGGCGGATCCAGGAGGCTGCGGAGCGGGCCATGACGGGGCGCTCGGGCGCCGTGGTTGTCATGGATCCGCGCAACGGCGATGTCCTCGCCATGACCTCGAGCCCCGCGTTCGCGCTCGACCGCCTCACTGGGAACCTCGAGAAGGAAGACTGGCTCAAGGTCGTCCGCGATCCGCTCACGCCCCTGATGAACCGGGCGCTGCAGAGCCAGTACGCCCCCGGGTCCGTCTTCAAGGTCATCGTCGCGGCGGCGGGACTGCAGGAGGGCTCGCTGACGCCCATGGACCGGACGTACTGCAACGGCGAATTCCACCTGGGCCAGTGGACCTTCAAGGACTGGAAGGAAGGCGGTCACGGCCACGTCGACACGCGTTCTGCGCTCGTGCACTCCTGCAACATCTTCTTCTACCAATCGGGCCTCAAGGTCGGGCCGGCGGCCATCGCCCGCTACGCCCAGGCCTTCGGGCTGGGGGCGCCGACGGGCGTAGACCTGGGCGGCGAGAAGCCCGGGCTGGTCCCATTCCTTGACGGTCGGCGACGCGGCGACGGCCGCGGCTGGCAGGCGGGCGACACCGTCAACATGTCCATCGGTCAGGGGCAGCTGCTCGTGACGCCGATGCAGGTGGCGCGCATGATGTCGGCCGTCGCCAACGGCGGGGTCCTCTGGCGCCCGCGGCTCGTCCAGCGCGTGGAGCGCGTGGACGGCACGCTCGCCTATTCCTCCTCCAGCAAGATGACGGGGCGCGTGGACCTCTCACCGGTGGTGTGGGCCTTCCTGCGCCAGGCGCTGTCGGGCGTGGTCAACGAAGGCGGCACAGGAGCCGCCGCGCGCATCCCCGGCGTGGAGGTCGCGGGCAAGACCGGCACGGCGCAGAGCGTGGCCAAGAGCGACAGCGCCAAGGGGCAGGACCACGCCTGGTTTGCCTCCTTCGCGCCCGCGCACGACGCCGAGGTGGTCGTGGTGGTTCTGGTGGAGCGAGGCGGCAAGGGCGGCCAGGTGGCGGCGCCCATCGCGCGGCAGATCTACCAGGCGATCTTCCTCGAAAAGGTCGCGATGGTCTCGCTCGGCGGAGACGGCTGA
- a CDS encoding metal-sensitive transcriptional regulator, with protein sequence MIDDETKVKALGRLRRIEGQVQGIQRMVEEEKYCVDILLQLTAVEGAVEQVQRLLLGRHIESCVADAIRSGSTRDRQKKVDELLEVFSRFSGR encoded by the coding sequence GTGATTGACGACGAGACGAAGGTCAAGGCCCTCGGCCGGCTGCGGCGCATCGAGGGGCAGGTGCAGGGCATCCAGCGCATGGTGGAAGAGGAGAAGTACTGCGTCGACATCCTGCTCCAGCTGACGGCCGTGGAGGGCGCCGTGGAGCAGGTGCAGCGGCTCCTTCTCGGGCGCCACATCGAGTCCTGCGTCGCCGACGCCATCCGGTCGGGCAGCACGCGCGACCGCCAGAAGAAGGTGGACGAGCTGCTCGAGGTGTTCTCCCGGTTTTCGGGGCGGTAG